From the Rhinoderma darwinii isolate aRhiDar2 chromosome 12, aRhiDar2.hap1, whole genome shotgun sequence genome, one window contains:
- the LOC142664397 gene encoding olfactory receptor 5G29-like has product MSANNQTAVVEFLLLGFRNLHAFKFLLFLFLLLVYVVSLGGNLLIITLVIFSRFLQSPMYFFLSHLSFCDTMFTTNVLPNMLQVILQEGSTLSVAGCIAQYHVFGFSATTESFLLTIMSYDRYLAICNPLRYTAMMNLSLQVLLVSSSWFLSLVVTLTSLLLICRLQFCGPNVIDHFFCDVAPLLELSCSDTSLVKIEIYVCSVPIVLFPFLFIMGSYISIFLSIARISSASGRQKAFSTCSSHLTVVSLYYGTLFAVYVVPTSISSLNLNKILSLLYTVATPMFNPIVYSLRNQELKTALVVKIFGRHNGY; this is encoded by the coding sequence ATGAGTGCAAACAACCAAACAGCCGTTGTAGAGTTCCTCCTGTTAGGATTCAGAAACCTCCACGCTTTTAAGTTTCTACTATTTCTTTTTCTCCTCCTAGTCTATGTTGTATCGTTGGGTGGTAACCTACTGATCATCACTTTGGTTATATTCAGCCGTTTTCTCCAGTCTCCTATGTACTTTTTCCTCAGTCACTTGTCCTTCTGTGACACAATGTTTACTACCAACGTCTTGCCAAACATGCTGCAGGTCATCTTACAAGAAGGCAGTACATTGTCCGTCGCGGGATGCATCGCCCAGTATCATGTATTTGGTTTCTCAGCAACTACGGAGTCATTTCTTCTTACAATAATGTCTTATGATCGATACTTGGCCATATGCAATCCATTACGGTACACGGCAATGATGAATTTAAGTCTTCAGGTTCTTCTTGTGTCCTCATCGTGGTTCCTCAGCTTGGTAGTGACCTTAACTTCACTTCTCCTCATATGTAGGCTCCAGTTCTGTGGGCCCAACGTGATCGACCATTTCTTCTGTGATGTTGCTCCTCTGTTGGAACTCTCTTGCTCAGATACATCTCTCGTAAAAATTGAAATATATGTCTGCTCTGTCCCCATAGTACTGTTTCCGTTTCTATTCATAATGGGAAGTTATATCTCCATCTTTTTGAGTATTGCACGGATTTCGTCTGCTTCTGGAAGGCAGAAggccttctccacctgtagctcaCATCTAACTGTAGTATCCTTGTATTACGGGACACTATTTGCCGTGTATGTTGTACCCACCAGCATTTCCTCTTTGAACCTCAATAAGATCTTGTCTCTTTTATATACCGTCGCCACACCAATGTTCAATCCTATTGTATACAGTCTTAGAAACCAAGAGCTAAAAACTGCACTAGTAGTCAAAATCTTTGGTAGACATAACGGGTATTAA
- the LOC142664398 gene encoding germ cell nuclear acidic protein-like — translation MSNKKRKRCFIIESDTEDGGSDDQLLVKKKCREIFESDTEDGGSDENLHQSHPPIPRSPSSLEDDDGFFGPSLLHIESEPNSLFSFVQKETRRQERPINNCFLRDLTSPRSKYVTNFHQHKQELTRRLYEFYNQSVFDNQLPEHMDISWNKRLRKTCGRTGFLNNNEDRSAIIQLSDKVCDSAERVKNTLIHEMCHAACWIIDGRAEDSHGRLWKFYCEEANLAHPELPPITQHHDYEIHYPVVYECSGCQFRVGRWTESLDTERFLCGSCHNKMVLVTKN, via the exons ATGTCAAATAAGAAGCGAAAACGTTGCTTTATTATAGAATCTGATACAGAGGACGGCGGCAGTGACGACCAG TTGTTGGTTAAAAAAAAGTGCCGTGAGATTTTTGAGTCGGACACAGAGGACGGCGGCAGTGATGAGAATCTACATCAG TCTCACCCGCCTATTCCAAGGTCTCCAAGTAGCCTTGAGGATGATGATGGTTTCTTTGGACCTTCCCTGTTACATATAGAGTCAG AGCCCAATTCTCTATTCAGCTTCGTGCAGAAGGAGACAAG GAGACAGGAGCGTCCCATCAATAACTGTTTCCTGAGAGACCTGACTTCTCCCAGATCCAAATATGTGACCAATTTCCATCAGCACAAACAGGAGCTGACAAGACGTCTGTACGAGTTCTACAACCAGAGCGTCTTTGACAATCAG CTTCCTGAACACATGGACATCAGCTGGAATAAAAGGCTGAGAAAAACATGCGGTCGCACCGGCTTCCTTAATAACAATGAGGATCGCAGCGCCATTATCCAACTATCGGACAAAGTCTGCGATTCTGCAG AACGAGTTAAAAACACATTGATCCATGAGATGTGTCACGCTGCCTGCTGGATCATCGATGGACGAGCGGAGGATTCCCATGGCCGGCTATGGAAGTTCTACTGTGAGGAGGCCAACCTGGCTCACCCTGAGCTGCCACCCATTACACAACACCATGATTATGAGATCCACTACCCGGTGGTCTATGAATGCTCAGGGTGCCAATTCAG AGTTGGACGATGGACAGAGTCTCTTGACACCGAGAGGTTTCTGTGTGGCTCCTGTCACAACAAGATGGTCCTCGTGACCAAGAACTGA